In one Parambassis ranga chromosome 6, fParRan2.1, whole genome shotgun sequence genomic region, the following are encoded:
- the LOC114437862 gene encoding cell wall integrity and stress response component 4-like, which yields MKKVLWDSSCESSDITSTTKSPSMDRNPPASHAQELFTSITSNDSPDKPTRPSGSTNTFTPILYGTYKSERCTSHHALQHRRHYRNHHQPQVDVFTECYAQHIATQFPPCIPPQITTSPSSTTVPDIHPRTNTNTITTTCSDCGTSPSSTNSPSTTCSLSLSTNKATSTSLRLSSSSSTSPNSTTNTRCSLSTRRSSATTSSTGTSPKSSTSQPPAGPPAATPTSA from the exons ATGAAGAAGG TTCTTTGGGACAGCTCCTGTGAATCCTCTGACATCACCAGCACCACCAAGAGCCCCAGCATGGACAGAAACCCACCAGCATCCCATG CACAGGAGTTGTtcacctccatcacctccaacGATAGCCCAGACAAGCCCACCAGACCAAGCGGCAGCACCAACACCTTCACCCCCATTCTTTACGGTACCTACAAATCTGAACGCTGCACCTCGCACCATGCGTTACAGCATCGCAGGCACTACAGAAACCACCATCAGCCACAG gtggATGTCTTCACTGAATGCTATGCACAACACATTGCTACACAGTTCCCCCCCTGCATACCACCACAAATCACCACCAGCCCCAGTTCGACCACCGTTCCTGACATCCATCCCAGAACCAACACCAACACAATCACAACCACATGCTCAGACTGTGGTACCAGCCCCAGCTCGACCAACAGCCCAAGCAccacctgcagcctcagccTCAGCACCAACAAAGCCACCAGCACAAGCCTCAGGCTCAGTTCCAGCTCCAGCACCAGCCCCAATTCGACCACCAACACCAGGTGCAGCCTTAGCACTAGACGAAGCTCGGCCACCACCTCAAGCACCGGCACCAGCCCCAAATCGTCAACCAGTCAACCGCCAGCAGGTCCTCCAGCAGCAACGCCAACATCTGCTTAG
- the coa3a gene encoding cytochrome c oxidase assembly factor 3 homolog, mitochondrial has protein sequence MADKTPKESDAPFATRIDPIKEDISREQMHYIRQVELEQWKKRTSKLRTRNVVTGLVIGAVVLGIYGYTFYSVSQERILDELDEEAKRARMPKTGAN, from the exons ATGGCGGACAAGACGCCGAAAGAGTCCGATGCTCCCTTTGCAACCAGGATAGACCCGATAAAAGAAGACATTTCTCGGGAGCAGATGCACTACATCAGACAGGTGGAGCTCGAGCAGTGGAAGAAGAGGACCTCCAAGCTGCGGACGCGGAACGTGGTGACGGGACTCGTCATCGGAGCGGTGGTTCTGGGCATCT ACGGCTACACCTTTTACTCAGTGTCCCAGGAGCGGATCCTGGACGAGCTTGACGAGGAGGCCAAGCGGGCCAGGATGCCAAAGACTGGTGCCAACTGA
- the cntd1 gene encoding cyclin N-terminal domain-containing protein 1, which produces MAERLCPPSQNDAAGLKFGQVPFELLRDFLIHLNDKNSQNLRSLSECVCDLKHGRVVEDIFMITRVLGLDPLAGYHAIALLQRFMVKHLTDLLSTPTPQGGAAQQPTTSADLIFDKLKDRFPLAVFSCVQLASKLFLYSHIVDNQRAVSFLDSVGHSVSKQALLESELMVLKGLEFRLDVPNPLMYVETLLEVLGHNEPSVPVEHLHQLCRDVLQFISLQRTAIYDSLLMMTTQCGSPSRKQREKFVAVTEDCMLLGVGVIAVAAFIFCVSTCRQVIQELSNVTGISRKSICDFAFVTLMHICDTAPPAV; this is translated from the exons ATGGCGGAAAGACTTTGTCCTCCGAGTCAAAACGATGCTGCAGGTTTAAAGTTCGGACAGGTGCCGTTTGAGCTGCTGAGAGACTTTCTGATACACCTCAACGACAAAAACAGCCAAAACCTCCGCAGTCTGTCAGAATGTGTCTGCGACCTCAAACACGGCAGAGTCGTCG AAGACATCTTCATGATAACCAGAGTGCTGGGGCTGGACCCGCTGGCTGGATACCACGCCATCGCATTGCTTCAGAG gttCATGGTGAAGCACCTCACAGACCTGCTGTCCACACCCACTCCTCAAGGCGGCGCCGCCCAGCAGCCGACAACTTCTGCGGATCTGATTTTCGACAAGCTCAAGGACAGATTCCCCCTCGCTGTCTTCTCCTGCGTGCAGCTCGCCAGCAAACTGTTCCTGTACAGTCAT ATCGTTGACAACCAGAGGGCTGTGAGCTTTCTAGATTCAGTCGGCCACAGCGTTTCCAAGCAGGCTCTCCTAGAGTCCGAGCTGATGGTTCTGAAAGGACTTGAATTCAGACTGGACGTCCCTAACCCGCTGATGTATGTGGAAACACTTCTGGAGGTGCTCG GACACAACGAGCCGTCCGTCCCTGTGGAGCACCTTCATCAGCTGTGCCGAGATGTCCTCCAGTtcatcagcctgcagaggacGGCCATCTACGACAGCTTGTTAATGATGACCACTCAGTGTGGCAGCCCGTCCAGGAAGCAGAG AGAGAAGTTTGTGGCGGTGACCGAGGACTGCATGCTTCTTGGTGTGGGTGTCATCGCTGTGGCTGCTTTCATCTTCTGTGTCAGCACATGCAGACAG GTGATCCAGGAACTGAGCAACGTCACAGGAATCTCAAGGAAGAGCATCTGTGACTTCGCCTTTGTGACACTGATGCACATTTGTGACACAGCACCCCCTGCAGTGTAA